The genome window AAAGAGTCGGGTGCGCATGAACTGTTTTAATGATTGTTTCACCGGTTGCTTCTAGAGATCTTGCTAACCCGAGTTCGGCAATGAGTTCAGTTGCTTCAGATCCAATGATATGAGCGCCAAGAAGCTCATCGTATTTAGCATCAAATATCAGTTTAACAAAGCCTTCTCTCTCCCCGATCGCAAATGCTTTTCCGCTTGCCATAAAAGGGAATTTTCCGATTTTCAGTTCGTAACCGGCTTCACGGGCTTTCTGTTCCGTCATACCTATACTTGCAACCTGGGGCTGGCAGTATGTGCATCCTGGGATATTATCATAATCAACCGGAACGGGATGATGACCGGCAATCACCTCAACACAATGAATTCCTTCTGCAGAAGCCACATGTGCTAACCATGGAGGACCTATAACATCCCCAATAGCATAAATGCCTTCAATGTTAGTCTTATAGGTGGTCTTGTCAACTTTGATGTGATTTTTATATATTTCAACACCCAATTCTTCTAACCCAAACCCGCTGATATTGCCTGAGACCCCGATGGCAGATAGTACTTTATCTGCAGAAATAACTGATTTCTCGCCATTCCGGTTTATGGTTACTTCAACCTTTTTCCCTTTAACCTCTGCCTTTTCAACTGAGGTTTTTGTATGAATCGTAATGCCCCGTTTTTTAAAGTTCTTCTCAAGGAGTTCACTTACTTCCTTATCCTCAATCGGAAGAATATTGTCGAGCATTTCAATTACAGTAACTTTTGTTCCCAAAACACTGTAGAAATATGCAAATTCAATTCCTATAGCACCTGCACCAATAATAATTAGTTCTTTAGGCTGCTCAGGCAGGCTCATTGCCTCTGTGCTGGTGATAATGTTTTTATGGTCAACAGGAATATTCGGGAGGATTCTTGGGGAGGCACCTGTAGCAATGATAATGTGCTTAGCTGTTACGGTTTCAGCCACTTTACCGTCTTTATCAAGTATGTCAATGGTATTTCGTGAAGTAAGTTTACCAAATCCACGGTAACGCTCAACCTTGTTCTTCTTAACCAGCATTTCAACATTTTTTGTAATCCGGTCAGAAATATCCCTTGATCTTTTTATGATCTTGGTGAAGTCAAATTTGAGGTCAGAAAAGGAAATTCCGAAATCAGAAGCATGATTATTTAGATTATCATACATTTCAGCGTTTTTCAGGAGTGATTTAGTCGGAATACAGCCCCAGTTAAGGCAAACTCCTCCCAGATTATCCTTATCAATGATAGCAGTTTTGAGCTTCAACTGCCCAGCTCTGATCGCTGCAACATAACCACCAGGTCCGCCGCCTAAGACAATTAAATCGTATTCCTTTGCCATTACCTTCCTTGTAATCTTAAGAAAATTTGAACAACAAATATAGCTAAGCTTACTCTATTAGGAAACGAGGTAAGACCCTCCGGAGGCGGTATTGAAGCCATTCCTCAGATTATTTATGACAGTTTTACGCCTTTTTTAAAACCCCGGCAATTTTACGAATTTCTGCAAGGCATTCCTGATTAACTATCGAATCAGTATTTGATATCGGCTGGCTATTTAGAATTTTTGTAACAGCAACTTCAACTTTTTTTCCATTTATCGTTCTTGGAATATCTGAAACCTGGAAAAAATATGACGGAATATGCCTGGGTGAAAGTGAATCTTTTATTCTGTTTCTTATTCTTGAAATGAGGGCATCGTCCAGAGTTATTCCGGGTTTGAGGACCAAAAAAAGACAAATCTTAGCATCGTCCTGTTCGGTAACCGATGCAAGAATCGAATCAGAAATTTCCTGGAATTCCTCCACCACCCGGTAAATTTCAGCTGTTCCGATGCGTACTCCCCCTGGATTGAGTGTAGTGTCCGATCTTCCGAATACCTTAAAACCCCCGGTCAAAGCTTGTTCAATATAATCACCATGCCGCCAGATACCGTAAAAGTATGAAAAATATGAATCCCTGTATTTTTCATTCCCGCTATCTCCCCAGAAGCCAACTGGCATTGAAGGAAATGACTTAACACAAACCAGTTCCCCTCTTTCAAGTAATACACGTTTACCTGAATCACTCCATACCTCAACTGCCATTCCAAGTCCCGGACCCTGCAGTTCTCCCGGGAAAACCGGAGACAAAGGATTACCGAGCATGAAACAGGAGATAATATCAGTTCCCCCCGAGATTGAGGAGATGTGAATATCCTTTTTAATGTTTTCATAGATGAAAGAGTAATAGTTTTCCGTCAGCGGAGCACCTGTAGAAAGAATCATCTTAAGATTTTCCAGCTGGTGGGTATCCTTCAAATTCAAATGAGCTTCCCTGCAGAGAGAAAGAAATTTTGGACTAATACCCAGATGTGTCAGTTGTTCTGATTCAGCAATGTCCCATAACCGGCTTGTTTCAGGATAAACCGGAGATCCGTCATAAAGATGTATCTCAGCACCCGTCATAAGCCCGCTTGCCAGCCAGTTCCACATCATCCAGCCGCACGTGGTAAAAAAGAGTATTTTACTTTCCTCTGTCAGACCAGAATGGAGATGAAGTTCCTTATAGTGCTGAATAAGTGTACCCCCTGCTCCGTGAACAATGCATTTAGGTTTACCGGTAGTTCCGGATGAATACATTATATAAACCGGATCATTAAACGCCGTTTGTGTAAATGTTAATTCCGCCGCATCATGAGTAATCAGATCACCAAATGTATTTTCATCTTTCAGCAGTTCAATGTTCTGTTCACTATTTCCTGCTGCGAAGTCAAAATAAAGTTCAGTCCAGATAATTTGTTTAACTGATGGTAATTTATCTCTTACGTTTCTGATTTTATTTTCAATAGAAAATAATTTACCATTATAAGAATATACTCTCTGGCCAACCAGAACTTTGGGGGTGATCTGTTCAAACCTGTCAAGAATCGCGGACTCACCAAATTCCGGAGATGAAGAAGACCAGATTCCTCCAAGTGATGTAACAGCAAGCATCAGAATAACAGCCTCGGGTATATTTGATATAACAGCAGCTACTCTGTCTCCTTTTCCAACACCCAGATTTCTCAGATAATCAGCAGCCGAAGCAACATAGGTATTCAAATCTGCATATGATATCCTCAATACAGGCCTGTTTTCCCTGTGTGAAACTAATGCGAAAGATGAACTTTTGCTTCTCAGCAAATTTTGCGCGAAATTCAATTCTGCACCTTCAAACCAGCGGGAGAGAAACATTTCATCACCGTTGAATAAACTTGAATATTCTTTTGTCAGTTCAATCGGTGAGTATTCAAGTAATAATTTCCAGAAGAGTTCGTTCTGCTCAACAGTCCATAAATGCAGTTCCTGATAGGATAAGAAATCTTTACCGGTTCGCTGTGAAACGAATTTCATGAACTGAAACATCGGAGAATTAATGATACTCTCTTTTGAAGGTACAAAAACGGGAAGATTCATATCAGTCAGCTTTTCCTGAAATTAGTATATACCAGGCGATTTCAGTCATATTCGCCTGAAGAAATGCTTTTGCGGCTAAAATATAATCATGATTATGATATTTTTTACCGGTCTTCAGACGGTAAGCAATATGACTGAGTGTTTCTTCGGGACGGAATGAACTTAATGACCTGAAAAAACTTTCTTCAGTATAGTACGAAGCATCTTTAAGGGATAGCTGGTAATTATGAAAATACTGACCTGCTTCCTCATCATCGGGAATTTTTTCAAAGTTCGCTAGTTTCGCAAGATCATTGGCTGATAGTATATCAGAGTGCTTTAGCTCACCGGGAAGATTTTCGTACCCAATACCTAATTTGTTTAATGGTTTTACTATTTCGAATATGTTCGGTGAAACAGCTCTGTTATAGTAATCACTCCCCATCCTTGCAACAAGATCTATCCGGTCAGGCTGAATCACACCCTTCTCCATAATATCCTCAGCAACATGAAAAAGAATTACTTCACAGATGACCAGGTTAGCCGATGCGCCTCCGTTCCCATAACTCTTAATTTCCAGAACTTTACACTCCATCTGGAAAGGTGACTCTTTTACCCTTGAGGGTTTTACCATTACCGAAGGAACCGGGGTTAACCCTGATTTTATGAATTCATCAATTTCAGGAGAAAACTCCGCTGAAGCAAGATTAATCTGCTCAACCATTGGATAGGTTACAGACTGTATGACACACTCCCCCGTGGATTCACAATTAAAATAGGTATCCTTTAGTGTAGCATCTCTCCCCCTGCGGGAAGGGGAAAAAACCACAATAGGTGGATTTGCACCAAAAACATTATAAAATGAAAATGGACTAAGATTAGGTATTCCCTCGGCTGACAGGGTTGAAACCAGGGCAATCGGTCTAGGTGCGATACCTCCCTGAAGCAGCCTCTGAACCTCAGGTACAGGTAAGGTTTTCGGATCAATTTGTTTCATACTCTTTTCTTTTTAAAATTGCCTGATAATTAAAATATTTTTTGTATTGAGACCATCATTTAAGCTTTATCAGTCCGGACTCCTTGCTTATAAAAAAGAAAACGGACAGATACATTTTCTCCTGATTACATCACGCAAGAGTAAAAAATGGATTATCCCGAAAGGATATATTGATTCAGCTCTTACTCCTTTTGAATCTGCCCAGAAAGAGGCATATGAAGAAGCAGGAATAATTTGTAAAAATAGTGAAAAAATGATTGGCGAATGGTGGATTCAGAAAAAATACGGGAAAAATGTGGTGGTGGTCTATTGCGCTGAAATTGTGAAAGAACTGGAGCAATATCCGGAGAAGAATGAAAGAATCAAAAAGTGGTTTTCCTCAGATGAGGCCATAAAAGAAACTGCCGGCTCAGAGTTGTCCGTCATCCTCAAGAAGGCTCTCACTTTCATCGGATAATTGATCCATATTCTCGTTGATGCATTTCTTTATCTCCTGAAAAGTAAATCCCCTTGAGAGCAAATACCTGGTCACCCGGATAATCATGTCCTTTTGTTCGAGGTTTTTTTTACCCAGCTGTTTCCATTTTTTCCTGAACTCCTCGGTTAGTCCTTCCTGATATTCCTCAGCTAATTCGTCCTGAGTCCGTTCAAGATTTTCTTTTGAGATTTCACGGCTTATACCCTTCTCAAACAATTTGGCTTTAATTTTATTAACGCCTGAGTGTTTCCGTACCAGAGATTCAGTATAATGCTCAGCAAATTGTGCATCGTCCAGCAAACCCTGCTCAGCAATGTTACGGAGCACCTCATCAATCAGATCATGCTCCCGGAATTTTGTCCGGAGTTTTCTTTTAAGTTCTGCCTGAGAATGCTGCCGCATATAAAGCAAAAAAATTGCTCTCTGTTTTATTTGCAGCCTCATTGCCTCAGTGGTAATTTGCCCTAACAGCTCTTCCGTAATCTGCTCCCCGACTCTGAGCTTATAGGAAAAAAAAATGTGAGGCTCCAGAAAGAACCTCACATCATCAATGGTTACCTTATAAATTCCGCTTGAAACCAGCTGAACTTTAGATACATAAGGCATTAATTTTTAGGCGTTTTTTCTTTCTTTGCAGGAGCTTTTTCCGGCTGTGGTAATTCAGATTCATCTATATCAACTTCTCCAACACCTAATCTTATTTTTACTTCAGCGGAAAGCTTTTTGAACATATCAGGAAATTCCAGGAGTTTCATCCTGAACTGCTCCCTGCCCTGGAAACGATCCTCTCCATACGTAAACCATGCTCCGCTTTTCTTGACCAGGCCAAAGTTTACAGCGAGATCCAGCACATCGCCTGATTTACTAATACCTTCATTATAAAGTACGTCAAACTCCACTTCCTTAAATGGCGGAGCAACTTTGCTCTTTACAATTTTTACCTTGGTTCTGTTGCCAATTACATCATTACCCTCTTTTATCTGGGCAACGCGTCTTATATCAAGCCGGACTGAGGCATAAAATTTGAGTGCATTACCTCCTGTAGTGGTTTCAGGATTACCGAACATAATGCCTATTTTGCTTCTTAACTGATTGGTAAAAATCACTGAGGTCTTTGATTTGGAGATAGCACCAGTCAGTTTTCTTAATGCCTGAGACATCAGTCTCGCCTGCATAGCCATATGTGCATCACCCATTTCTCCCTCAATTTCACCTTTTGGTACAAGAGCAGCAACTGAGTCAATAACAATGACATCCAGTGCATTACTGCGCACCAGTGTATCGGTTATTTCAAGAGCCTGTTCGCCGTAATCCGGCTGTGAAAGCAGCAGATTGGCTGTATCTACTCCAATCTTTTTGGCATAATTGACATCCAAAGCATGCTCGGCATCAATAAATGCAGCTAAACCTCCGGTTTTTTGAGCTTCAGAGATAATATGAAGACAAAGAGTTGTCTTACCTGAAGATTCCGGACCGTAGATCTCCGTGATTCTGCCGCGGGGAATTCCGCCAATACCAAGAGCCCAATCCAGCGATAATGCTCCGGTTGGAATAAAATCCACCGGGGCTACCACACCGTCTCCCATTTTCATGATGGCGCCTTTGCCATGTGCTTTCTCTATTACACCGATGGTGTCTTCAAGAATCTTGATTTTTTGATCTCTTTCACTGCTCATTTTTCTTTACCTTTTTCTGTTGAAAACTTACATAATTTCGAGGAGAGGGTGATACACCGACCCGGTTCTTAATAACTTACTTTCATAAAGCACAAAACTACGAATCCTGCTGCGTAAATTTCTAACATCTGATGATAGAAATTTATCCAGAAAACCATCCGGAAGCTTCCTCTTTGCCCGCATCAGAGTAATATGGGGTTTGAAATCGCCGCCAGTTTCCGGGAACCCTGCCGAATGCAATATTTTGTTAAGTGAATGAAAAAATTCAGATGGCTCAGGATTTAACCTTGCTTGAGCAAGTAAAACTATCCTGTCAGACTCTCTTCCAAAATATCCATATTTATCAACCTCAACTTCAAGTTCCGGCAGTCTGAGACCTTCTCTCAGCATTTCCGACAGGACTTTTAACCTGGAGGGTTCAGAATCACCAAAAAACTTTACTGTAATATGCAGTTTTCCGGCCTTTTCAATTCTTCCGGAATCAGGATACTGCGAATGAACCTCCTCAAAACGCTGAAACAATTTTTGCTTAAAATCATTTTGCAGGTCAAATGCCAGGAATGATCTAATTTTCAAAAGGTATACCCAGCAAATGTCTTCTCAGCAGCTCTAGTGCTGCCTGTATTACGCGATCTTTATTTAACAAACGGTTATCTCCCATCAAATAGTGCCTGGCATATGAACCTTCTTGCGAAGCAATTCCGATAAAGACAGTTCCCACTGGTTTTTCAGCTGATCCTCCTGACGGCCCCATTATACCTGTTGCTGAAAGTCCGATATCCGAACCGCTAATTGCTTTTATTCCGATGGCCATTTCCAAAGCAACCTCTTCACTTACCGCTCCCTTTTCCATTATAAGATCTTCATTCACATTCAGAATTTCAACCTTTGCTGCATTACTATAGGAAACTACTCCTCTTTCAAAATAAGCACTTGAGCCGGCAACATTTGTTAGTTGATTCGCGATACCTCCTCCGGTGCAAGACTCTGCCACAGCGACAGTTTGTCCCCGCTCTTTAAGTAATCTCCCTACAACTTCAGCAAGAGACTCTTCACCTTTTCCGTAAATATATCTTCCGGCAACAGAACGTATTTTTTGCTCAATTTCAATTAATGATTCCTGCGCTGCAGACTTATTCTCCGCCTTGACAGTTATACGTAATTTTACTCCAAACTGACTTGGTAAAAAAGCAAGTTTATTACCTTTAAGGAGTTCGTCCAGATTTCCCAGTTTCTGAAATAATACGGATTCAGGTATACCTGTCGTCAGCAGTGTGGACATAATTGTATAGCTTCCGGTATCTTGACGAAGACGAATTATCTCCGGGATAACATAATTCTGCATCATTGCCTTCATTTCTGACGGCACTCCGGGCATAAAAAAGAATGTGCAATTCCCTTTCTTTAAGATATATCCCGGAGCAGTGCCCTGCAGGTTTCGCATAATAGTTGCAGATTCCGGAACCATTGCCTGATCTTCATTGAGCGGAGTAAGTACTCTGTTTAACCTTGCAAATCTTTCTGCTATATCCTGGTATACCCGTTCATCTTTAATGAGACTTGCAGAAAAATATTCAAGAATGCAGGATCTGGTAATATCATCATGAGTTGGTCCCAATCCTCCGGTAACTATTACAGCATCAGCTTTTGCAGCACAGTAGTCAAATTCATTCAGAATTTCCGTTCTGTCATCCCCGATCACACTTGAGCGTACAATATCCGTCTGATTTTCGGTCAGCAGATTTCCAATATACGAAGCATTCGTGTTTATGGTCTGACCAATAAGCAGTTCATCCCCGATACTTAGAATAGCGGCTTTCATTAATTTTTTCCAGTCATATTATTTATCAGCCTTGAATAACTTTGAAAGAACTTTCTTTTCCTGCCAAAAGTAATCAGCACCGGAATGGAGAGTAATTGCCATAATAGCTAAAAGAAGAAAAGTGATCACGGTGTTGTCTAAAAGCATCTCAATAACACTCTTGTATTCCGCAGTCCAGGTGGCATTGAGCAGTATATATAAAATAAGGACATAATACAGAAAAACCATTTGCAGAAGGGTTTTTAACTTAGCGTAAAAACTCGTAGGAAAGGTAAATCCCTTATATTCAGCAAAAGCTCTGAAGCCGGTAACAAGAAAATCCCGCAAAAGTATCAGATAAACTGGCCAGCCCAGTAGGACACCTTTATACACAAGACTCAGAAAAGCCCCCGCAGTGAGGATTTTATCAGCAATAGGATCCCAAAACTTGCCCCATGCAGATATATAATTGAATTTTCTCGCGAGCCAGCCGTCATACCAGTCTGTAAGAGCAGCAATAAGAAAGATTACCAGAGCAATTTCTCCTGAATACTCTCCCTCTGAAAAAAAATAGAAAACAAATACCGGAGTAAGAATAATTCGAAGAATAGTAAGCTGATTTGGCAGGGTCATCTGTTATTCCAGATTCATTGAACGCAGATTACTGTATTCGTATATTCCTGTGCTGTGTCCATCCTGCCAGATGACGTTGAGTGCATACGATCCGACTGCTTTAAGCTCTTTAACCATAATCTGATCCCGCATGTAAAGAGGTATATATTTGGAAGACTGTCCTGCCTTTTCTGCGACACAGGTAGCACACGGACATTTTTTGCGGAGTTCCTGTAGTGGTATTCTGGATACCTGACTGTCATTCCACTCAATTATCAGCTCTTTACCCCCTGAGAGGCGGATTTTAACGGGCTCAGCCTTCAATGGAGTTTCCCGTAAGAAGTTTAAATGCTTCCTTATAGAGGTGTGATGTTTTCTGAATTACTTCCTCAGGTAAATCCGGTGCAGGCGGTTGTTTGTTAAAATTAATCGAGAGCAGAAAATCACGCACATATTGTTTATCAAAATTTGTCTGCATTTTACCCGGCTGATAGTCTTTTTCAAGCCAGAACCGAGACGAATCCGGTGTAAGAACTTCATCAATGAGGATAAGATCCCCGTTTTCATTATATCCAAATTCAAATTTTGTATCTGCTATTATTATCCCCCGGCTTAATGCATAGTCTGATGCTCTTTTGTATATTTCTAATGATTTTTTATTCAGCACATCAATCAGTTGAGTCCCGAATCGCTGCTCAGCTTCCCCAATACTGATATTTTCATCATGCTCGCCAATTTCAGCTTTTGTTGATGGAGTAAATATCGGGAATGGCAATTTTGAAGATTCAATCAATCCTTCCGGAAGTGTATTTCCGCAAATCTCTCCTGTTTTTCTGTAATCATTCCAGCCGGTCCCGGCAAGATAACCTCTCACTATACACTCCACAGGTACAACTTCTGCCTTTTGGACGAGCATTACCCTGCCCCGGTAATCATCTTTCTGATTCTGAGGGATATAATCAATCTCATCAACATTTGCGGTAATCAAATGGTTTGGAATTATATCCTTTATCATGGAAAACCAGAAAACCGCCATTGTATTCAGAATCTTTCCCTTAAATGGGATGCCCTGATTCATTACAACATCAAAAGCAGAAAGCCGGTCAGTGCTCACAATCAGATAATATTCACCTGCATGATACACATCCCGGACCTTTCCCCTGCGGTGCAGTTGGAGTCCCTCAATGCTGCTGTAGAGAATAATGGATTGTTTCATAATTCAGAAATAATAAATAGGAAATATAAAAATTCACAAGGTGAGAAATGGCACCTCTGATGATCCTGAAATATTTTAAAATAAAAAAGGCACCCGGTTAAGAGTGCCTTCTGTGGGCAGAGAGGGAATTGAACCCCCGACACAAGGATTTTCAGTCCTTTGCTCTACCGACTGAGCTACCTGCCCTAAAAACAGACTCCAAATATAGTATTTACTTTAAAATAAGTCAAATCATTTAGCCAAGAATTTGAGTGTGGAGTGCAATTTCTTCCAAAACCGATGAAACTTTGAGACATGAAGCCATATCACCGTAGTAAACAATTGCTTTTCCCTTAAGATGGACTTCAAATGTGTACTTGCGTGCCTGCTGCACTGAACACTGGACGGCTTTTATAATTTGGTTAATCACCTCATCAAAAGTGTGCCAGTCGTCATTGAACAGAACCACCTTATACGGTAATTCAGTTTCTGTCAGTTCAGACTCAATTATTTCCGGTTCAGGAGTTTGTTGTGTATTGCCCATAATTCTGCTTTTAACTGGTCGAAAAATAAGAACCCGCAGGGACTTTTCGTAAAAAACCTGTCAAGTTTCTTTCTCCTGAGGTATATTTGTGCACTTAAATTATCTAGTTTTTAGCGGAGAATTAATGAAAATCGCTGTTTGCGTTAACCATGTTCCGGATACTGCAACCAAAATAAAAGTTGGTCCGGATGGTAAAAAAATCGACACTAACGGTGTCACCTTTATTGTTAACCCTTATGATGAATACGCTATTGAGGAAGGTCTTAAATTAAAAGAGAAAACTTCCGGAACAGTGTATGTTATCGGACTGGGGGGAGAAGCACACAAAGAATCCCTCAAAAAGGCATTAGCGATGGGGGCAGATGAAGGAATCCTACTTAAAACAGACCAGGATTTTGATTCTGTGACAGTTGCCAGACTGCTTGCAGATGAGATAAAAAGTCTTGGATGTGAAGTTGTATTCACCGGTAAGCAATCAATTGATTTTGACAATTCTGCCGCCGGACAGCTGATTTCCGAATTTTTAGGTTTTAATTGTGTTAGCAACGTAGTTGCTTTGACTATTGATAATAATGCTATACAGGCTGAAAGAGAAGTCGAGGGCGGTAGAGAAGTTGTGAAAACCTCGATGCCGGCTGTTATTACGGCTCAGAAAGGTATTAATGAGCCCCGTTATGCTTCCTTAAAAGGTATCATGGCTGCAAAGAAGAAAGTAATTACAGAAAAAGCGGTTTCAAACAGCACTCCTAAGTCAACCTCTCTTGGATTGCGCCTTCCTGCACCAAAGAATCCAGGCAGAATTCTTGGTTCAGATGCTGCAGCAATCAAAGAGTTAGTCAAATTATTACGCGAAGAAGCGAAGGTTATATAGGAGTCATCAATGAAAAAAGCAATTGTATTTTTAGAAGTCAGAGAGTCTAAAATTAAAAAATCCTCAATTGAGGCATTATCTGCTGCACTTATGTTTAAAGGCAGTTATTTTAACGAAATTCATGCAGCCGTATTTTGTGATGTTAATCCCGATTTTAGCGTTCTTGACGGACTCTATCCGGATGCTATTCACCTGTTCAAGAGTCCTGAATTCAATAATTATACGCCTAAATCGTTTAAAAATGAACTGGCCGCACTCAAATCAGGAGCAGACGCAGCCGTTTATTTCTTCAGTAATACTGCCCAAGGTAAGGACCTGGCTCCCCGGCTTGCCGCCACTCTGTACTGCGGCCTCGCAATGGATCTGGTTGAAATGAAGCTTGACGGTGACAATTTTGTATTCACCAGACCAGTTTATGCCGGAAAAGCACTTGAAGATTTATCGATAAATACCTCAGATAAAGTAATAACACTTCGTCCAAATGTATTCCCGGTAAGACTTGGTTCGGGAAATTCAGAAGCCAAGGTAAGTGAGATTACAGTAAACAATCCTGATGTTTCCGTAAAAACAGTGGAAATCAAAAAAGCTGAGGGTAAACTGGATGTCTCCGAAGCGGGAATAATCGTTTCAGGCGGCCGTGGGCTTAAGGGTCCTGAAAACTTTCATTTGATTGAATCCCTCGCTGAGGCCTTAGGCGGAGCGGTCGGAGCATCAAGAGCAGTCGTTGATGCCGGCTGGAGACCTCATAGAGAGCAGGTCGGTCAGACAGGAAAGACAGTCTCCCCTTCTTTGTATGTAGCAGTTGGAATTTCCGGTGCAATTCAGCATCTGGCCGGAATGTCAACTTCTAAGTATATCGTTGCTATCAATAAGGATAAAGACGCTCCGATCTTCCAGGCGGCTGATTATGGTATCACCGGAGATGCTCTTGAACTTCTCCCAATTTTTACGGAAGAAGTAAATAAGCTTAAAGGATAGTTTTGAGTAAGATCGAATGTGAAATTCTGGCGCTCTCTTCCAACCCCACATCAAGCGGCGCTTATGCATTAGTTCTGAAGGAAGTCTTCGGTAACAGAAGACTTCCTATTATTATCGGTCACTTTGAAGCACAGGCCATTGCGCTTGAACTTGAAGGTATCCATCCTCCCCGGCCTCTTACCCACGATCTCATTAAGAATCTGATTGAGAATCTTGGAGGTACAGTAATGGAGGTTGAAATAAGTGAGTTAAGAGACAATACTTTTTACTCAAAGATAATACTTGAAGTTTCTTCTCTGACTAATGAGGTGGATGCCAGACCAAGTGATGCGATCGCGATCGCTTTACGTACGGGTGCTCCTATATATGTAGCTGAGCAGGTTCTTGAAGCCGCAGGTTTTATTTCATCTTCTGAAACCGAAGATACCGGCGAATTTAATCCCGAAGCAATGGAGGAAAACGAGCCGGAAGTACCTAAGGGAAAAGAATCTAAACTGGCTGCGCTGCAATCTAAACTGAGAGAAGCACTTGAAACTGAAGATTATGAGCGGGCTGCAAAGATTAGAGATGAAATTCAGCGGTTGACGAATAGCAACTGATCAGAATACAAGTCCCCCAATT of Ignavibacteriales bacterium contains these proteins:
- a CDS encoding electron transfer flavoprotein subunit alpha/FixB family protein, with translation MKKAIVFLEVRESKIKKSSIEALSAALMFKGSYFNEIHAAVFCDVNPDFSVLDGLYPDAIHLFKSPEFNNYTPKSFKNELAALKSGADAAVYFFSNTAQGKDLAPRLAATLYCGLAMDLVEMKLDGDNFVFTRPVYAGKALEDLSINTSDKVITLRPNVFPVRLGSGNSEAKVSEITVNNPDVSVKTVEIKKAEGKLDVSEAGIIVSGGRGLKGPENFHLIESLAEALGGAVGASRAVVDAGWRPHREQVGQTGKTVSPSLYVAVGISGAIQHLAGMSTSKYIVAINKDKDAPIFQAADYGITGDALELLPIFTEEVNKLKG
- the pgsA gene encoding CDP-diacylglycerol--glycerol-3-phosphate 3-phosphatidyltransferase; this translates as MTLPNQLTILRIILTPVFVFYFFSEGEYSGEIALVIFLIAALTDWYDGWLARKFNYISAWGKFWDPIADKILTAGAFLSLVYKGVLLGWPVYLILLRDFLVTGFRAFAEYKGFTFPTSFYAKLKTLLQMVFLYYVLILYILLNATWTAEYKSVIEMLLDNTVITFLLLAIMAITLHSGADYFWQEKKVLSKLFKADK
- a CDS encoding phosphoribosylaminoimidazolesuccinocarboxamide synthase — encoded protein: MKQSIILYSSIEGLQLHRRGKVRDVYHAGEYYLIVSTDRLSAFDVVMNQGIPFKGKILNTMAVFWFSMIKDIIPNHLITANVDEIDYIPQNQKDDYRGRVMLVQKAEVVPVECIVRGYLAGTGWNDYRKTGEICGNTLPEGLIESSKLPFPIFTPSTKAEIGEHDENISIGEAEQRFGTQLIDVLNKKSLEIYKRASDYALSRGIIIADTKFEFGYNENGDLILIDEVLTPDSSRFWLEKDYQPGKMQTNFDKQYVRDFLLSINFNKQPPAPDLPEEVIQKTSHLYKEAFKLLTGNSIEG
- a CDS encoding competence/damage-inducible protein A, with protein sequence MKAAILSIGDELLIGQTINTNASYIGNLLTENQTDIVRSSVIGDDRTEILNEFDYCAAKADAVIVTGGLGPTHDDITRSCILEYFSASLIKDERVYQDIAERFARLNRVLTPLNEDQAMVPESATIMRNLQGTAPGYILKKGNCTFFFMPGVPSEMKAMMQNYVIPEIIRLRQDTGSYTIMSTLLTTGIPESVLFQKLGNLDELLKGNKLAFLPSQFGVKLRITVKAENKSAAQESLIEIEQKIRSVAGRYIYGKGEESLAEVVGRLLKERGQTVAVAESCTGGGIANQLTNVAGSSAYFERGVVSYSNAAKVEILNVNEDLIMEKGAVSEEVALEMAIGIKAISGSDIGLSATGIMGPSGGSAEKPVGTVFIGIASQEGSYARHYLMGDNRLLNKDRVIQAALELLRRHLLGIPFEN
- a CDS encoding DUF971 domain-containing protein, whose protein sequence is MRKHLNFLRETPLKAEPVKIRLSGGKELIIEWNDSQVSRIPLQELRKKCPCATCVAEKAGQSSKYIPLYMRDQIMVKELKAVGSYALNVIWQDGHSTGIYEYSNLRSMNLE
- a CDS encoding electron transfer flavoprotein subunit beta/FixA family protein → MKIAVCVNHVPDTATKIKVGPDGKKIDTNGVTFIVNPYDEYAIEEGLKLKEKTSGTVYVIGLGGEAHKESLKKALAMGADEGILLKTDQDFDSVTVARLLADEIKSLGCEVVFTGKQSIDFDNSAAGQLISEFLGFNCVSNVVALTIDNNAIQAEREVEGGREVVKTSMPAVITAQKGINEPRYASLKGIMAAKKKVITEKAVSNSTPKSTSLGLRLPAPKNPGRILGSDAAAIKELVKLLREEAKVI
- a CDS encoding bifunctional nuclease family protein: MSKIECEILALSSNPTSSGAYALVLKEVFGNRRLPIIIGHFEAQAIALELEGIHPPRPLTHDLIKNLIENLGGTVMEVEISELRDNTFYSKIILEVSSLTNEVDARPSDAIAIALRTGAPIYVAEQVLEAAGFISSSETEDTGEFNPEAMEENEPEVPKGKESKLAALQSKLREALETEDYERAAKIRDEIQRLTNSN
- a CDS encoding ATP-dependent Clp protease adaptor ClpS; amino-acid sequence: MGNTQQTPEPEIIESELTETELPYKVVLFNDDWHTFDEVINQIIKAVQCSVQQARKYTFEVHLKGKAIVYYGDMASCLKVSSVLEEIALHTQILG